CCAAGTTCCTGGGAGTCAAGCGTTTCGGCGGCCAGAAGGTAAACGCCGGCGAGATCCTGGTGCGGCAACGCGGCACCAAGTTCCACCCCGGCGGCAACGTGGGGCGTGGCGGTGACGACACGCTGTTCGCCCTCTCCGCCGGTTCGGTGGAGTTCGCGCGCAAGCGCGGCCGGAAGTTTGTCAACGTCGTACCGAGCGAGGCCTGAACCGGCTTCGCTCCGTGGCCGGAGAGTGGATCTTCCGTGCCCGGGCTCCCTCACACGAGGTGATCGACTCCGCTCGGACGATCCGGACTTCGGACACACACTTGTTTTCCGCGAGGGGCGGGTCCGGTCTTTGCGCCGAGACCCGCCCCTCGCTTGGTTTTTCGCTCCGGTCCTGGAGGTTTCCGTGTCGCGCTTCGTCGATCGTGTGACCATTCATGTCGCCGCAGGCGACGGAGGTAATGGTTGCGCATCGATCCACCGGGAGAAGTTCAAACCGCTGGGGGGCCCGGACGGTGGCAACGGGGGCAGGGGCGGTGACGTCACGCTCGTGGTGGACCC
The nucleotide sequence above comes from Actinopolyspora erythraea. Encoded proteins:
- the rpmA gene encoding 50S ribosomal protein L27, giving the protein MSTKKGASNSRNGRDSNPKFLGVKRFGGQKVNAGEILVRQRGTKFHPGGNVGRGGDDTLFALSAGSVEFARKRGRKFVNVVPSEA